In Alosa sapidissima isolate fAloSap1 chromosome 11, fAloSap1.pri, whole genome shotgun sequence, a single window of DNA contains:
- the LOC121724710 gene encoding S phase cyclin A-associated protein in the endoplasmic reticulum-like, whose product MVQSGRQPSVLQKLCQLPFQYFSHPRLIKVLFPSLICACYNNQQNKVILQQEMSCVLLATFVQDCAAAENSTDNRTLQQEKSSSSPLDYCELSNRFPRDLWDSALQFFLKKQED is encoded by the exons ATGGTGCAGTCTGGAAGGCAGCCCAGCGTCTTGCAGAAACTGTGTCAGCTGCCGTTCCAGTACTTCAGCCACCCGCGCCTCATCAAAGTGCTCTTCCCCTCACTCATCTGCGCCTGCTACAACAACCAGCAGAACAAGGTCATCCTGCAGCAGGAGATGAGCTGCGTGCTGCTCGCCACCTTTGTacag GACTGTGCTgctgctgaaaacagcactgacAACAGGACATTACAACAAG AGAAATCCTCCTCTTCACCACTGGATTATTGTGAGCTCTCCAACCGTTTCCCTCGAGACCTGTGGGACTCTGCTCTACAGTTTTTCCTGAAGAAACAGGAGGACTGA